One Pochonia chlamydosporia 170 chromosome 5, whole genome shotgun sequence DNA segment encodes these proteins:
- a CDS encoding transcription factor ATF2 (similar to Metarhizium acridum CQMa 102 XP_007815081.1) — MSTADFLIGQMAGENEIDPVLFDPAHRSFTRSPQANFFDDGTTHTLPYPLSGLPGGPKSQPAPFENQLGGLKGNLYPFSNGCQYPPTALDPVVDTSGASSNIKGQGTDSQTLSPDDTSKKSHKPSKKASKKTTETTTKSSKQKPSAETKTSTAPKTRKQPKREAAKSKTQPTEEPKEKKSRNRRQRSLERNRVAASKCRKRKKQWTDNLEQKKSGLESIHNELQAEYMQLLQESSQLKNFLIGHSGCQDPNIDVWIKNEASKFVRNLHMTNRVNSVYSVPSLDGNGSTSLNSSSASPVTGMSQMSPDLENEGLDSDEYSDEGDAFDGDFED; from the exons ATGTCCACGGCCGACTTTTTGATTGGACAGATGGCAGGGGAAAACGAGATCGACCCAGTACTGTTTGACCCTGCCCATCGATCCTTCACTAGGTCTCCTCAGGCAAACTTCTTCGACGATGGAACGACTCATACGCTGCCCTATCCGTTGTCAGGACTGCCAGGAGGACCGAAATCTCAACCTGCCCCCTTCGAAAATCAACTTGGGGGACTCAAAGGGAACCTATACCCTTTCAGCAACGGGTGCCAGTATCCTCCGACCGCATTAGACCCCGTTGTCGACACCTCTGGCGCATCTTCCAACATTAAAGGCCAAGGCACTGACTCCCAGACGCTGTCCCCTGACGACACTTCCAAGAAATCTCACAAGCCCAGCAAAAAGGCATCCAAGAAGACGACAGAAACGACGACAAAATCATCAAAACAGAAGCCCTCTGCGGAAACAAAAACAAGCACAGCCCCCAAGACACGAAAACAGCCGAAACgcgaggcagccaagtccAAAACACAACCAACCGAGGAACCGAAGGAGAAAAAATCCAGGAATCGACGCCAAAGATCCCTTGAAAGGAACCGCGTGGCCGCGTCAAAATGTCGAAAGCGAAAGAAGCAGTGGACTGATAACCTGGAGCAGAAGAAATCCGGGCTCGAATCCATCCACAACGAGCTACAGGCCGAGTATATGCAACTTTTGCAGGAGTCGTCCCAGCTTAAGAATTTCCTGATAGGCCATTCGGGATGTCAGGATCCGAACATCGATGTATGGATAAAGAACGAGGCGTCAAAGTTTGTTCGCAACCTTCACATGACAAACCGCGTAAACAGTGTTTATTCTGTTCCAAGTTTGGATG GAAATGGTTCGACTTCACTGAATTCATCGAGTGCCAGTCCAGTGACGGGAATGTCCCAAATGTCACCGGATCTTGAAAACGAAGGCTTGGACAGCGACGAATATTCGGACGAAGGAGATGCTTTTGATGGAGATTTTGAAGATTGA
- a CDS encoding ankyrin repeat protein (similar to Neosartorya fischeri NRRL 181 XP_001261858.1), whose product MDPLSIASSSAALKGSCFELVGFTNSIVHDKVPDEDSTIAGLGWDIHYVSQVLDDINLNWRTGSSALMMHPSASLGMWPNIQHNLNSTGVTLEGLKKDLLPVVTSGRGGGLRGASSKAWALGRRVKAIASRRQRIQSHHMALKVGANLIRMGMALLRFAPPHEMQPALAVLDIEIRNLQTAIENVRRISWIDSADEAERQGMAVVMEGLAAAASSFYSFALTPAPPLPPTQPSWNSAHPNYNPAPGPTQSPWNQAGSYYNSAPPPPYTQAVQPGPTQDEGSEEESDDGRYPTNFILAARENDVAELQRLVARGEDILATGEHGQSPAFSAAAMGKLEALEYLITHGGDYQAGNEYDFTPLNAACNHGQPDALEMLIRYGADFRKPSCDGQTPLYCAAKFGHLRSVKILLSHGVDKDFIHPLDTQNVSPLNAAASNGHHDVVKYLIEQGADFHKPNYLGQNPVRTAAEGCHVETVKLLISYNADIRLPSNDGNTPLHKVASKGNVELVNLLLDRGAVIDALTQSGVTPLYLAADSGHAPVVRILLDRGANPNTVGESQWTALNTAADENHTEVVQILLQRGANPNIPNKNGWGPLHSAAKAGNVEIVRLLLQAQANKDAAETGEGHTALYTAAQNGQKEVVKALLEFGADPNRSSKGKWTPIHSASGRGYTDIVRTLLAFGAVVATENDDGMTPLHSACSNGHLDIVRMLLRKGPPQSIKSKDGWSAITSAAGNGHTQVVEALLDRQENIETRNSNGSTPLGIAASQGYADTVRMLIARGANFRASNDSSWVALHSAAKGNHIEVVKILLSSGCDMSIQTSVGWTPLNIAANHGSMSVVQYLLSCGANPNIPQEEGWTPLHCACYENKIDIVHALLRAGANQNVRNNNGRTPLDLAISKGHREIERTFLEKSFSQMRV is encoded by the exons ATGGATCCTTTGTCCATAGCTAGTAGCTCGGCTGCTTTGAAGGGGTCATGTTTTGAG CTCGTTGGATTCACCAACAGCATTGTACACGACAAGGTACCTGATGAAGACTCAACTATAGCCGGTCTGGGTTGGGATATTCACTATGTCTCGCAAGTATTGGACGATATTAACCTCAATTGGAGGACCGGCTCATCCGCACTGATGATGCACCCATCTGCCAGCTTGGGCATGTGGCCAAACATTCAACACAACTTGAACAGCACCGGAGTGACCCTAGAGGGTCTGAAAAAGGATTTATTGCCTGTTGTCACCAGCGGACGTGGTGGCGGTTTGCGAGGTGCCAGTTCCAAGGCATGGGCTTTGGGCCGGCGAGTGAAGGCGATAGCATCGAGGCGACAACGGATACAAAGTCATCACATGGCTCTGAAAGTCGGCGCAAACTTGATTAGAAT GGGCATGGCTTTGCTGAGATTTGCGCCTCCTCATGAAATGCAACCTGCCTTGGCTGTTCTCGACATTGAGATCAGGAATCTCCAGACGGCCATAGAGAATGTAAGGCGTATATCCTGGATTGATAGCGCTGATGAAGCTGAACGGCAAGGGATGGCGGTCGTTATGGAGGGCTTGGCTGCGGCAGCTAGCTCCTTTTACTCCTTTGCGTTAAcgcctgctcctcctcttcctcctaCACAACCTTCGTGGAATTCAGCTCACCCAAATTATAACCCGGCACCTGGTCCTACGCAATCACCATGGAACCAAGCAGGTTCATACTACAACTCggcgcctcctcctccttaCACGCAGGCCGTACAGCCTGGGCCTACACAAGACGAGGGGTCAGAAGAAGAGTCGGACGACGGGAGGTATCCGACAAACTTTATCTTGGCTGCTCGAGAAAACGACGTGGCTGAGCTCCAGAGACTGGTGGCTAGGGGTGAAGATATTCTGGCAACTGGAGAACACGGGCAATCCCCTGCGttctctgctgctgccatgggGAAACTTGAGGCCCTCGAGTACCTCATCACCCACGGAGGCGACTACCAAGCTGGAAACGAATACGACTTCACACCGCTGAACGCAGCTTGTAATCATGGCCAGCCGGATGCGCTAGAAATGTTGATACGCTATGGCGCAGACTTTCGCAAACCATCGTGTGACGGACAGACTCCTTTGTACTGCGCAGCAAAGTTTGGTCACCTCCGTTCAGTCAAGattcttctcagccatggGGTTGACAAAGATTTCATTCATCCATTAGACACGCAGAATGTGTCACCTCTCAACGCGGCTGCCAGCAACGGCCACCACGACGTTGTCAAGTACCTTATCGAACAAGGTGCAGATTTCCACAAGCCCAACTACCTGGGCCAAAATCCAGTCAGAACAGCCGCGGAGGGCTGCCATGTAGAGACGGTGAAGCTTCTCATATCGTACAACGCGGACATTCGACTTCCATCCAACGACGGGAATACACCACTGCATAAGGTAGCTTCAAAGGGCAACGTTGAACTCGTGAATCTGCTCCTGGACAGGGGAGCAGTAATTGATGCGCTGACACAAAGTGGTGTAACGCCATTGTATCTCGCAGCCGACTCTGGACATGCTCCAGTAGTGAGGATACTACTGGACCGGGGAGCAAATCCCAATACCGTGGGAGAATCGCAATGGACGGCACTTAACACGGCAGCTGACGAGAACCACACCGAAGTTGTACAAATTCTCCTACAGCGAGGCGCAAACCCAAACATACCAAACAAGAATGGCTGGGGGCCGCTACACTCAGCTGCTAAAGCAGGCAACGTCGAGATTGTCAGGTTATTACTACAAGCACAAGCGAACAAAGACGCGGCCGAAACTGGCGAGGGTCACACCGCACTGTATACAGCTGCTCAAAATGGACAAAAAGAGGTTGTCAAGGCGTTGCTGGAATTTGGTGCAGATCCAAACCGGTCAAGTAAAGGGAAATGGACGCCAATTCACTCAGCCTCTGGTCGAGGATACACGGACATTGTACGAACTCTTCTAGCCTTTGGGGCAGTTGTTGCAACAGAAAACGACGATGGCATGACACCTCTGCACTCGGCATGCAGTAATGGTCATTTAGACATTGTCAGAATGTTGTTGAGAAAAGGGCCCCCTCAGTCAATCAAGAGCAAGGATGGCTGGTCTGCGATTACTTCAGCTGCTGGAAACGGGCACACTCAAGTAGTAGAAGCACTATTAGATCGGCAAGAGAACATAGAAACGCGGAACTCCAACGGCTCGACGCCATTGGGAATTGCTGCGTCTCAAGGATATGCTGACACTGTCCGAATGCTGATTGCTCGCGGGGCGAACTTCAGAGCTTCCAACGATAGCAGTTGGGTGGCTCTCCATTCAGCTGCCAAAGGCAATCATATCGAAGTTGTCAAGATTCTACTCTCAAGTGGATGCGACATGTCTATTCAGACAAGTGTGGGATGGACGCCGTTGAACATTGCCGCAAACCACGGAAGTATGAGTGTGGTGCAGTATCTGCTTTCGTGTGGCGCTAACCCAAATATCCCACAAGAAGAGGGTTGGACGCCGTTACATTGCGCATGTTACGAGAACAAGATTGACATTGTTCACGCCTTGCTACGGGCCGGCGCGAACCAGAATGTGCGAAATAATAACGGACGAACTCCGCTGGACTTGGCCATCTCCAAGGGGCATCGGGAGATTGAGCGGACTTTCCTTGAAAAGTCATTTTCGCAAATGAGGGTTTGA